Within Lytechinus pictus isolate F3 Inbred chromosome 7, Lp3.0, whole genome shotgun sequence, the genomic segment TCAGACAAAGgcaaatatgattttaattccATCTGCTTTTATTTTTGCTTCTACTTTGTCAAATAACACGATCTCGAAGAGTCGTTGTATAAACCAAATGATGCATAGTGTTCATTCGTCCATTATGCGACCTATCCACTCTCGTTGAGACTGTGTTCACGCCATTGCACTCAGCCTATCGATGAATTTGAACAGAGCCTCAATTCGAGTGACGATAGATCGCATAATGAACGCATGTGCATGCATCATTATATCATACGCATGCCGGAGTTAAATCAATTTAACATgaggtgaaaaaatgtaattatcaTGTAATATACAGCTAGTAATCTCAAAACAAATTGATTGAATCATCTGTATTGTGTCTGACGTGACTCAAATTAATGGTCTTATTAATTAGGCACATTATTTTGGGGCCACAGAAAGACACCTTTAGTGTGTTAATTACATATGTACACATTTTAACGTacgtattttttaatgtatgcCTTGTTTAATCGATACAAATTTTTTGTGATTGTGTTtaaattatcttcattattatagGGTCGCAAAGGGATGGAAACTCTTAGgaaattttggcaaatttccATGGAAAGTTTCGGGAATttacatttttcacaaaaactgATCAATTgtgttttaaaatacaaaattataaattgAGGTCCTCAGACATTGTACTTTCCATTTGTGTAAAACTAttcttcattctttgaattgcCCACAGTATAGAATATTCATCAAACTGTACATATAGACCTACATTATgcattgtataggcctatattactgTAAGTGCAACATGATGGAACATGATGTACAAAATGAAGCTTTTTATCAattcaacatgaaaaaataaaacatcgcATTacactatttttcatttttctataaATGTCAAAGTTTCTTTGATGTAAGAATGCTTCTATTTACTATTTTAAACCTGTTAATAATGTATATTGCATCATGCATTTATGCAGACACAGACCcttattgaaactttgatccacaagtgggtcttcacacgaGACTAGCACAGATACAATTTTCTGTTGAACTATAGAGGTGctttttgtacacaaatcatATAGGGAGGGGCCTTAAGCGGCATATTTAGACCATTATCCTCTAGTGAAGGGTCTGCACAGCATCCTCCCAGCAGCTATGACACTGGCTTTAAGTATTTGTAGATGGAAAACACACCAATGTTTAATACTAATTTATTTCTGAGATGacccctccaccccccccccaaaaaagggcatataacaatataatggaagacctctggcagtcttgcctgcattatgcaattatagcagcagtgttgactttgaaaacaaccaagatgaattatttttcacaaagggAGAAAAACACGCTTTAAATTTGTTGACTTCATAATGACCTTTGAGCTTTATTGAGAATCTTGCTATTAAGTTCACATCTTTTGTAATATCATACCAGTTTCTTTTAATTCTATCAAGCATTTTGAAAATAGTGAACAAAATATTCATTCCTAACAGAGTTCTGAACcacgagctgtaacaacgtgtaaacgcaaaaccaaaagccgattctgcatcggctgttggttctgaaccaaatgccgattaagtgtaaacacggtattagcATCCTCAGATGCGCTGCCCGgatgggcgcgtcgtggtctagtggttctgactctcacctttcaaacagagggccgtgggttcgaatcctagccatggcgtgttttccttcagcaagaaatttatccacatgcactgtgctgcactcgacccaggtgaggtgaatgggtacccggcaggattattttcttgaatgcactgagcgccggtgagctcgagctaaagccggggtaataatagcagcgctttgtaccCTCAGGCAAAacgcgctttataaatccagctattattattattatcattattatgattaatcgatgcagcgtgtaaacacgaTAAATGTTTcacaatgttttgtttttattatcaccTGTATCagacatctaatttacaaaaccgtattgcCCTAGATTTTCCGAATATcgggaagggataggtatattgtttgtattttactCGGTCTCTATGCGCGTATTGACTTTCCATGCAGAGTctacgcaaaatatacctttgtattttccctgggtggtgtttcacaaagatttcagTATGACTtatagagtcgcacttaaataccgaattgtgtacggtatgaaaggctcgatcgcattggtcagatcgtgtcatgaggacgcgcactaatGTGTAACTATCAATAAaatcgcgcgttgcatatcatgtacgcgtcggtatttaagtgcgacttaagtcatacttaaatctttgtgaaacacccccctggtctcACATCTTGACATTTGAGGATGCGTAGAAAGAGATGCGCTTCATAATGATCCGCGCAACAACATTATACGTCATAggccgtgtttacacttaaagtgattggttaacattggtttgactttttaaaaatctgagctagaagtcacacttgtcacctgtgtctgtgatatgttacaaaaatgaagcccagaaaaaattgcgttctaaaataattatttagtgcttcaaaaattgaaatataaagtgaccgaaaacaccatcttaatttcatcccatacacttatgtgtactatttatgcgtctataagacgcctatttacaaaatcggggtttgccttctagttttagcttttcattctcaataatggttgttttcagggtttattagttctaatacatgcacttgtacacatgtttcatcttggtttgagaattttataaatcggctgctcacaaagttaaacaacaCCTTTAATCGGCTtctggttcagaaccaaaagccgatgcagaatcggcttttggttcatcttgcactgcgtttacacgttgcatcggctcgcggttcagaaccggcttTTGGGgtaaaaacctgaaatgatccgcgcaccaacaatatacgtcataataaagacatcgctggatccgtgcgcttacaattacgtgacaattaatggtaaagtaaatgaaatacgcgccaattgccgatgcagaatcggctttctgtttagtATTAAAAttagccgattctgcatcggctcgcggttctgaacctattactttggtggtgcaaattgccggttctgaaccgcgagccgatgcaagttactcgcgtttacacgctatgagaAAGCCGAttcaaaagccgattaagtgtaaacacggtattaattgcgtttacacgctatgaaaaagccgatgcacaagccgattaagtgtaaacacggtaatagtAAAGACAACACTTGATCCGGGCGCTGGATATGCGTTACAAGGGACGCGATCTTAGAATTACAAGTaagtcataatggtaaagtagaGAGCCTTGATCTAAACATGACACAGTAGAACCATATATTCTTGaaagaaatatctcaattttcatgatttttgctaTTAGtttctgatttggatgataataaaaatattgactggcacTTCTTTCGGGGAACTTCACATATATTACCCTTAAAAGAACCATTATTgacctcgtctaaagactcgggccaatatggtTCTTACgtgggcaatatatttgatgttcccctcaaggccagtcaatattttataaatattttctctTATGCCATCTTTTTGTTCCATACAATCCCATACaatgtattatacatgtttaatataatttttgtatttctcATACCCTGAAAGGGGTCGACAGAAATTTGCAAATAAAGTTCAAGTTCAAAGTCGAAGTTCAAGTTCACAAAGATATAAGTATGacagtcgcacttaaatgcatATTTGCGCGCGGTATAAAAGACATCACCGCATTGGCAGATTATGGCAAGTGGACGCGCACAACTGcgttaccgtgtttacacgctgcatcggctcgcggtttagaaccgcgagccgatgcaggtTCGGCTTTTTTTCtacgtgtaaacgcgattaacttgcatcggctctcggTGCAGAATCGGCAGTTTTGCACCACCGAAGAAGTAGGTTttagaaccgcgagccgatgcagaatcggctttttttaacgtgtaaacagaaagtcGATTCTGCATCGGAAATAATTGGCGCGCATTTAagttactttaccattgtgacgtactTGTAAGCGCGCGGAACCAGCGTTGTCTtaattatgacgtatattgttggtgcgcggatcatttcaggtttttgccacGCGAGCTGATTCTGCATCGGGAGCTGtgacagcgtgtaaacgcgggcaagataaaccaaaaagccgattctgcatcggctattggttctgaaccaaaagccgatgcacgtgtaaacacggtaagaTCGCGTGTTGCATAttcatgtacgcgtcggcatttaagtgcgacatATTCCccggggaaaatacaaaggtacaTATTTTGTATCGtttctgcatgcaaagtcaatacacGCACCTGCGCACAGAGACCaagcaaaatacaaataatataccTATCCTTCCctatattcagaaaatataggGTAATACAAATATGTAAATGACAACGGTTTCCGATGGATTGCGAATTTGAAAGAACCTCACTGGTCCCTGAACAGCATTTTACACCAAATGCGCGCGTAACATCTAAATTGATTgatcagttcatttagcgattgatcgctattCTTTGTGTTATGGAGCCCAGCTCAGATGTCAGATACGGGTACTAATCAAATTTAAGCTATATATTTAATGTGAATTAATTGCAATGCACAGTCAAACACGTTCCTTTTGACAATGTGTGCTGGGGATCTATTCGGTCTGTTTTTCTAATTCCTCGTTGCCATGGTTACGATTTAACGAAAGCAAAATTAGTtgactatttaaaaaaaatgagtctGTCGAAACTGATGGTAATCGGTGTAATGTGCATGGTTGCTATTTACAAAAACCATTTACATGTGATTTGCTGTCAACCAAAGTGATACATCAAAGTTCATAATAAATGGGGATAGTGTCGTGTCGTAATGATAGATACGTGTTTTACTAATAACATCATAACATGTAATACATTTTAGATTTTTAcagaaaatgtgttttaaaacaaaatattacaaaagagcTTACTGGAATTTTTGTTAAATACAAAATGTGTAGTAATCCGTCAGATTTCATACAATATTTGGCGCGCTTGCTTATTACAAGTCAGAATGGACTTCGTTTATACCTAGTTCCAACTGTCACGAATTGCGCCACGCTTCAAACGACGTACTTGATCGTGGAGTAATCGTAGTGATCTTATCGGATCATATTAAATCAGCCGTGGTAATCATGTAGATCGTAGAAAGGTTCTGAATGGTTCAACAATTTTAGCGATCAGTTACGAAAGTCCAATCGTGGCGATCGTAAAGGATCGCCCGACAGTGGGACCGAGGTATTACAATACCACTTTGTGTTCCGATTCTTTACCATCACTAAGTATCTTTATAAGTTGTTACCATAATTAATCGttgtcatctttatcatcattcttcatCATTGTTGCTGGTTAATACCAAACTAAAACCACCAAGCAGAGCACACAATGCTCtaagtttgatgaaaatgtcaGAGGCATAATGAGGAAGAAATGACAGAGGAAAAGTGGGTCTTTCACCTCCACCAATTTACCTCTGTTTTACATATTTTACCTCTGGTAGTTCTATCTCttacagtgattttttttccttgcacCCAGACCATCTTCAATAAACTAGTAAAGACGAGGACACCTGACTATGATAGGCCCCTAAATAATAAAGTAGCTGTAGCAACCTAGAAACATTTAAATCGAAATTGATAAATTGATGAAACTCAAGACATAGCAGAAATGTTGGAGTGCAGATGAAGAATGTGttcaaaatacaacaaaatatagttTCACAACCAAAACGGTCCAAGTGTGCAGAATACCATCACAGTGATTGGTACAGTTTTTGTTATTCTTCATGAGGGTCCAACCCTCGGACGGCGGCAGCGTTGTTGACATCCAAAGTTAATCATATTCCGTCTCAATGTTGGGTTAGTAAGGCCATAGAGGATAGGATTGAGTGCAGAGTTACCCCACAGTAGACCATTTACCACCTCCCATGTTGTCTCAGAGAAGCAATCATCTTCGCCGCACATCGCCTGTAGGATGCTCACTATCTCGTATGGAAGCCAGCACGCAAGAAACGTCCCTACCAATATGGACAACGTCAAAGCAGCTTTCTTGTGCCTGGCGAATAAACGCTTGTGACGGCAATATGTCGCTATACGTTGAGTCCCTGGATTATGATTCGTCTGGAGACCAGAGCACGAAGGACCATTAACTTCAGGGAGTGGACGGGACTGATTCCTGCGACTGCCTAATACTTCTACCAAAGGTTTTACCCATCGATCTGTGTGTACATTGGATACAGAAGGAAGATCAGAATGATCTGCATGCGACATACCTGGCATCTGACTATGTGATTGATCATTGCGTGGATCGGTTGAAGGCAGACCAAGGTTGGATTTGTATCTTCGCAGATTCTGTGATCGCTGATGAATCTGATAATATACAGATATATTCAATAATACGATGATTGGTAGTGGAATTCCAAACTCGAAAATAAGAATACCGATTGTAAAAGGCAATAAGTACACAATTTCTAGTTCGCATTCATCTTGAAAATCCACTAGGTTTGCATCTGTCATTGCGAATGCGATACAGACATAGACGGTGATGCTAAATGCCCAGCATACCagggtgatgatggtgactCTCTTACGAGTCCACACTGTTCGATATCGAGTCTTCTGATACATTAATAAAAACCGATCAAGACTTATTAGCATGATTGTTATCGTTGACATATAGCTTACAGTGTAATCAAGAATTGACCAAAGTCTGCAAACAACCTCACCAAACATCCAGGAGTCTTCGGCTACCCAATGCAGATTGATGGTCAATATCATGACACCAATTAGGAAGTCAGATATTGACAGACTGAAGATGAGTGTATTGGTTGGGACGGCACGTACCTGAGAATGGCGGCAGTAGGCTAAGATCACTAGCAGGTTACCTATGACAGTGATAACAATAACCAAACTATAACCCCATATTAATGGTATTCGATTAAGACTGGGTCCGGAGTCGTAGTCATCCTCTAGAAGAGTAGATTGATTAGTGTTCACGATTAACGATCCTTCACTTACCACATCCATACTTTCAGTTATCACCTCCATGTCATAAAATCAGTTTCATTTCTTTAACGTTAGGACAACTAAAAAAGGTTCAGAATCGGTTGGATGCAGGAATCACATAAGAATATAAAGTCATGAGTGGGAATTGCCTTCTCCGAGCTTTTTTCGCCCTATATAATGCGCCCCTATGCTTTCGGTATTTCAAACTTCATGGAAAGGAATAAAGCTTCTAAAGATATTTTTTGAAATACAGGTCGTCGTTCACTCACCTCAACATCATAACATTTTCCTTGACTCTTGACATATCCGAGCAGTGTGTAATGCAAGGAAAATTTGTGATTCGCGTCAAACTTACAAGCCCCGAGATGGTTAGTCACTTATAATTCTTCAGTACTTCATCCAaaagatgtaggcctataattatgtTAAGCCGATTAAGACACGAGGTACGTTACTTCAAATGGTTTTAGTGATTGTCCACAAGGAGGCAgtaaattgtttttaaataatgcaCTTAAATGACGACTGTAGTGGACGGTTAGACTGTGAATTAGCGGTAAACGTTGGAGATAAACGCCAGCTACAGTGTTCATGCTACCGTGGAAAGAAGTCGAATGAAGAATCTTTGCCGAGGCATCCAAACCTCTCTTCTCAGTCGAAGTcgtgtgcaaaaaaaaaaacaccttaagctttataaaaaataatggttGTATCGTTTCATGGTTGCATTTACCCGACGACGTAAGACCACCGTGTAAACATCTCTACATTGTTAGTACACAATGTGCCCACAGTGTGAACATCTCCACACTGTTATTACACAGTGTGTCCACAGTGTAAACATCTCTAAACTGTTAGTATACAGTGTGAAAATCTCCACACTGTTAGTACACATTGTATCCACAGTGTGAACATCTCAACGCCGTTAGTACACAGTATGTCCTACACTGATATTACACAGTGTATCCATAGTGTGAACATCATGAACTGATAGTATACAGTGTGAACATCCCCACACTGTTACTACACAATGTGCCCAGTATGAACATCCCTACACTGTTAGTACACAATGTGCCCACAGTGTGAACATCCCAAGCTGTTAGTTCACAGTGTAAACATATACACACTGTTAGTTCACAGTGTGAGCATATCCACACTGTTAGTTCACATTTTATCAACAGTGTGAATATTTCCACACTGTTACTACACAGTGTGTCCAGTATGAACATCCCTACACTGTTAGTACACAATGTGCCCACAGTGTGAACATCCCAAGCTGTTAGTTCACagtgtgtccacagtgtgaacatCCCTGCACTGATGGTACACAGGGTATCCACAGTGTGAACATCCCCACACTTTTAGTACAGTGTATCCACAGTGTGAACATCCCCACACTGTTATTACACAATGTGCCCACAGTGTGAACATCCCAAGCTGTTAGTTCACAGTGTGTACACAGTGTGAACATCCCCACACTTTTAGTACATAGTGTGTCCGCAGtgtgattattattaatatagtGAATCAGCCATTCAATGAACACAATgtattagtatatatatatacagtatatatatatatgaagagtttagttttgcaagtaaactgaaattaatccaatctcttttgattaaaaaagtgatttttcttcgccactttcattcacgttttcatttgaatttcaacttttctttggtatcatcttatagagctactaaaaagtctatacattgagacataaaaatcattggttgcaaaaggggttaggtccactccaagaaaatcattttttttatacttccatattgcaatattcttatgcgaaactgaatttccACAATActctaccatgagaacataattgggtataaaataaatctacctgtcttcatattttttaagatattcttttccaaaaaaaaattctgagtggaccttttgcaactaaactgaaatggacctaaccccttttgaaaaaaaaagtgatttttctttatgatttttctttgccattttagttcactttttaataggaatctcaacttttctttggtatcatctgatagagctactaaaagtctatacattgagacataaaaatcaaatttgatgaaaaattgtaccttttgcaagtgagctcttcatatatatatatatatatatatatatatatatatatatatataatgagatgaggcgaggccaactcaacagatgacgcaggacaccattatttgctttagctttcgtcttttaattgagacttcgtcagaagcgtctgaaaaatataaggtgatacaacatccaagtttgttttgcacattaatgaattatcaccaagttgaatatattccataatgaaaaattaatgaatgaacagataaataaattaatgaa encodes:
- the LOC129266058 gene encoding muscarinic acetylcholine receptor M5-like, translating into MEVITESMDVVSEGSLIVNTNQSTLLEDDYDSGPSLNRIPLIWGYSLVIVITVIGNLLVILAYCRHSQVRAVPTNTLIFSLSISDFLIGVMILTINLHWVAEDSWMFGEVVCRLWSILDYTVSYMSTITIMLISLDRFLLMYQKTRYRTVWTRKRVTIITLVCWAFSITVYVCIAFAMTDANLVDFQDECELEIVYLLPFTIGILIFEFGIPLPIIVLLNISVYYQIHQRSQNLRRYKSNLGLPSTDPRNDQSHSQMPGMSHADHSDLPSVSNVHTDRWVKPLVEVLGSRRNQSRPLPEVNGPSCSGLQTNHNPGTQRIATYCRHKRLFARHKKAALTLSILVGTFLACWLPYEIVSILQAMCGEDDCFSETTWEVVNGLLWGNSALNPILYGLTNPTLRRNMINFGCQQRCRRPRVGPS